A region of Anopheles merus strain MAF chromosome 2R, AmerM5.1, whole genome shotgun sequence DNA encodes the following proteins:
- the LOC121590059 gene encoding uncharacterized protein LOC121590059: MKEVAAIAKFAKRQRQLQLTVGIKSAQNRTNIRKPTNLPQGATTTTKPKESITPTKTPSISDLGYEIVPVPGFKFPLQQRSDVENLENAIQNNKDIRKKYIAFLAQRKPKHMGIHKFISTVFSDEALNAYNLHGSNTSGRAKIPMKTYSVFYDCFIEAFESSGLNERELQSQLTAAIKHSRNRMRQRMFRARKSLGKNEKTPGDKSE; this comes from the exons ATGAAGGAAGTTGCTGCAATAGCAAAATTCG CCAAACGTCAACGACAGCTTCAACTAACCGTCGGTATCAAATCTGCGCAAAACCGAACAAATATCCGTAAACCGACGAACCTTCCACAAGgtgccaccaccactaccaaaCCTAAGGAAAGCATCACTCCCACCAAGACACCCAGCATCTCGGACTTAGGCTACGAAATAGTGCCCGTGCCTGGATTCAAGTTTCCGTTACAACAACGTTCCGATGTGGAAAATCTCGAAAATGCTATCCAAAACAATAAAGATATTCGTAAAAAATAT ATTGCTTTTCTCGCTCAACGTAAGCCCAAACACATGGGTATACATAAATTCATTTCCACTGTCTTTTCTGATGAAGCTCTAAATGCGTACAACTTGCACGGTTCCAACACATCGGGCCGCGCCAAAATACCCATGAAAACGTACTCGGTGTTTTATGACTGTTTCATCG AAGCATTCGAAAGTTCCGGTTTGAATGAGCGCGAGCTACAATCCCAGCTAACGGCAGCTATCAAGCATAGCCGAAACAGGATGAGACAGCGCATGTTCCGTGCAAGAAAAAGTCTCGGCAAGAACGAAAAAACCCCCGGCGATAAATCGGAATGA
- the LOC121590068 gene encoding uncharacterized protein LOC121590068, with the protein MHSMKPELSSASNRKIKNTPTDDDEEDEKIGIEHKFALDLRLETGSKGRPKLIMGGYAFFRNNSSNNKTYWLCSKNRMMKCRARIITLDGCSGMILKNQVHNHPPTEQ; encoded by the coding sequence ATGCACAGCATGAAACCGGAACTGAGCTCCGCTTCGAACAGAAAGATTAAAAATACTCCTacagacgacgacgaagagGACGAAAAGATAGGCATAGAGCACAAGTTTGCGCTCGATCTGCGCCTGGAGACGGGCAGCAAAGGTCGCCCAAAGCTGATAATGGGTGGATATGCGTTTTTCCggaacaacagcagcaataacAAGACCTACTGGCTTTGCTCGAAAAACCGTATGATGAAATGTCGGGCACGCATCATCACCTTGGATGGGTGCTCTGGGATGATACTGAAAAACCAGGTTCACAACCATCCCCCTACCGAGCAGTAA
- the LOC121590060 gene encoding sorting nexin-12 yields the protein MMAESDNTADATRRLNVKKQTLDDAYAIPANFLEIDVVNPMTTIAAGKKRYTDYEVRMRTNLPVFKVKESSVRRRYSDFEWLRNELERDSKIVVPPLPGKAWKRQMPFRGDDGIFDENFIEERRKGLEQFINKIAGHPLAQNERCLHMFLQEAAIDKNYVPGKIRNT from the exons atgatGGCGGAATCGGATAACACGGCGGACGCGACCCGACGGCTGAATGTGAAAAAACAGACACTCGACGATGCGTACGCAATCCCGGCCAACTTCCTCGAAATTGACGTCGTAAACCCGATGACAACGATTGCCGCCGGCAAGAAGCGCTACACCGACTACGAAGTGCGGATGCGG ACCAACCTGCCCGTCTTTAAAGTGAAAGAATCCAGCGTCCGTCGCCGGTACAGTGATTTCGAATGGCTCAGGAACGAACTGGAGCGCGACAGCAag aTTGTTGTCCCACCGCTACCGGGCAAGGCCTGGAAAAGGCAGATGCCTTTCCGCGGCGATGATGGCATATttgacgaaaacttcattgaGGAGCGACGAAAAGGGCTGGAACAGTTTATCAACAAAATTGCGGGCCATCCGCTTGCGCAAAACGAGCGATGTTTGCACATGTTCCTGCAAGAGGCGGCCATCGACAAAAACTATGTACCCGGCAAGATTCGCAACACGTAA
- the LOC121590067 gene encoding uncharacterized protein LOC121590067 isoform X1, with translation MWKGGRPMTLLYVQGWLFTAGQRGKPKLVIENNSYFRTKGDSLRAYWSCSFYKSKKCRSKLVTHRGSHTVKYTHRPHTHPDEYSDTSSVTPLDADIDEFYIRDGKDCLA, from the exons ATGT GGAAAGGAGGGCGCCCGATGACACTGCTGTACGTACAGGGATGGCTGTTCACGGCGGGACAACGCGGCAAACCCAAGCTGGTGATTGAAAACAACTCCTACTTCCGGACGAAGGGTGATAGCCTACGGGCGTACTGGTCGTGCTCGTTCTACAAATCGAAGAAGTGCCGCAGCAAGCTGGTAACCCACCGCGGTAGCCATACGGTGAAGTACACGCACAGACCGCACACCCATCCGGACGAGTATTCGGACACGTCCAGCGTGACACCGCTTGACGCGGATATTGATGAATTTTACATACGGGATGGAAAGGACTGTCTTGCTTGA
- the LOC121590058 gene encoding uncharacterized protein LOC121590058 — MEPAIKIEEDSTDFGEFAFLSEQHLMEDITDTLKKGSSNTSKRIHSRKRKLDIAELFQLSSGNTTTTTGSDSQRNLLEKPFPINTINELNEFDTLLLGNPSFTEKCAQMLHSVIRDEGNSLDNATCHMRLLLEHAIDYTVILRYSWYGFMPRSPAARSSGEQHPFRNLLGVISLLHRARQLRFATCSREEINEGIEKFLKRKLRCHALYVKKQQLVKQ; from the exons ATGGAACCGGCCATAAAAATCGAAGAAGACAGTACCGACTTTGGAGAGTTTGCTTTCCTATCCGAACAGCACTTGATGGAGGACATCACCGACACGTTAAAGaagggcagcagcaacacatcGAAAAGGATCCATTCTCGCAAACGAAAGTTAGACATCGCCGAGCTGTTTCAACTTTCGTCCGGaaataccaccaccacgactGGAAGCGACAGTCAGCGAAACCTCTTGGAGAAACCATTCCCAATCAACACGATAAACGAGTTGAACGAGTTcgacacgctgctgctgggcaATCCTTCCTTCACGGAGAAATGC GCACAGATGCTACACTCGGTCATACGGGACGAGGGCAATTCGCTGGACAATGCCACATGCCATATGCGATTGCTGCTGGAACATGCGATCGACTATACGGTGATACTGCGTTACAGCTGGTACGGGTTCATGCCACGATCGCCCGCTGCTCGGAGTAGCGGCGAGCAGCATCCCTTTCGTAATCTGCTAGGCGTGATAAGCTTGCTGCACCGGGCACGGCAGTTGCGCTTTGCGACCTGCAGCAGGGAGGAAATTAACGAGGGTATTGAGAAGTTTCTCAAGCGTAAGCTACGGTGCCATGCGCTGTATGTGAAAAAGCAGCAGCTAGTGAAACAGTAA
- the LOC121590067 gene encoding uncharacterized protein LOC121590067 isoform X2, with protein sequence MTLLYVQGWLFTAGQRGKPKLVIENNSYFRTKGDSLRAYWSCSFYKSKKCRSKLVTHRGSHTVKYTHRPHTHPDEYSDTSSVTPLDADIDEFYIRDGKDCLA encoded by the coding sequence ATGACACTGCTGTACGTACAGGGATGGCTGTTCACGGCGGGACAACGCGGCAAACCCAAGCTGGTGATTGAAAACAACTCCTACTTCCGGACGAAGGGTGATAGCCTACGGGCGTACTGGTCGTGCTCGTTCTACAAATCGAAGAAGTGCCGCAGCAAGCTGGTAACCCACCGCGGTAGCCATACGGTGAAGTACACGCACAGACCGCACACCCATCCGGACGAGTATTCGGACACGTCCAGCGTGACACCGCTTGACGCGGATATTGATGAATTTTACATACGGGATGGAAAGGACTGTCTTGCTTGA
- the LOC121590066 gene encoding uncharacterized protein LOC121590066: MNEVLPKTTTTRGKRELEQANEPYGYNSRGNLMYQNYSFSKASSNGMANIIYWRCTEYRKQKCRSTLKTMGKQLYIIDAKHNHVPKKYGRIMSATLPIFNCLPDDGSEMESIPADKNVIK; the protein is encoded by the exons atgaacgaagTTCTTCCTAAAACGACAACTACCCGAGGAAAGCGTGAATTAGAGCAAGCAAACGAACCATATGGTTACAATTCGCGTGGCAACTTGATGTACCAAAACTACAGCTTTTCGAAGGCCAGCAGTAACGGGATGGCTAACATCATCTACTGGCGATGCACCGAGTATCGTAAGCAAAAGTGTCGCTCGACGTTAAAAACGATGGGCAAGCAGCTTTACATTATCGATGCGAAACACAATCACGTGCCGAAAAAGTATGGCCGCATCATGTCTGCCACATTGCCAATCTTTAAT TGTCTTCCGGACGACGGTAGCGAAATGGAGAGCATACCTGCAGataaaaatgttattaaatAA